The DNA window gccagttcagttttagtttcgttgtgCATagccttcaatgccttttcttagcggcactcaccttttgtttatttttggataagcattagatacctttttacctgcactctgcctaccGCAGATTGCGATCACGACaaaccgtgttcccgacatctacaaagcaattggctacctgctgccacctactgatatgccgagctctagacagtacattatttgcggattataattactggtttcataaaatatttttaaaccaattaggtgaaattaaataatgtcccacggcacaccaaacaatatctcacggtacactagtgtgccgcggcactgtggttgaaaaacactgcattaggtaTGTACTTGGTATGTAAATACAATATAACTTTTAGAGAACGGTTTCTAAAGGCTCTTGAAGATTTTAAATAGTTGAAAACATTTAGTACTGATATATTTTCAAGATCATTGGATGATTACATTTTCGATCACAGTTATAATTAGTCcaaaacacaggatggcggtggtaaaatataaataaaatgtttaaatgatTTCCTACTTTTTGCATGCACTGCCCTCAAAGCCCCCCTGTGTCTAGGGACTTATTCCTGAGTTTGTAGACATgaacaaaaaccaaaaaatattttatgaaaatctaatctttttaattttcctgagggaactctcctgaaggaatcaataaagcactatctatctatctatctatctaatcacCGTAGTATCAACCATATACTGATACCATAATCTGTATTACTGtccatatttgtatcgatccacccACATCTGTTAACATTCAGGAGCTCCATCGTAGGGGTTAGCGTAgcttattgtaataataataataataataatggattagattttatatcgcgcttttctattattacatactcaaagcgctcacagagaagtgagaacccatcattcatgtggtggtaagctacatttgtagccacagctgcccaggggtagactgacggaaacgAGGCTACCAGTTTTCGCCTACGGCCCCTTCGACcaccattcatcattcattcatcattcattcacaagtGTGAGCGGcatcgggggcaagggtgaagtgtcctgcacaaggacacaacggcagcgatttggatgtcaagaggcgaggagcgaacctgcaaccctcaggtttctggcacagccgctctaccaactacaCCATACCGCCCCTTATTATTGTATTCTCCTATggtgtgtaatgtagcatgtttcgctattcctcggccttcagtgataatggtacttgtatggAACCGTTTATTTTCCAGGATGGCtcacttagaagtggctttgtagACTCATCTTAGCTGCTAGTGAGGACACTACATTACGTTGAAGACGCGGCTGTTTGCTTGTCGCTGTCATatttgcaggacacagctagattgtgtcatcaacatgcattatcacaatataacgatagtattaaaagtagagatgtccgataatggctttttttgccgatatccgatattgtccaactcttaattaccgataccgaaaaatacagtcgtggaattaacacattattatgcctaattttgttgtgatgccctgctggatgcattaaacaatgtaacaaggttttccaaaataaatcatctcaagttatggtaaaaaatgccaacatggcactgccatatttattgaagtcacaagtgcattattttttttaacatgcctcaaaacagcatcttggaatttgggacatgctctccctgagagagcatgaggaggttgaggtgggcggggtttcgggttaggaggtagcggggggtgtatattgtagcgtcccggaagagttagtactgaaaggggttctgggtatttgttctgttgtgtttacgttgtgttacggtgtggatgttctcccgaaatgtgtttgtcattcttgtttggtgtgggttcacagtgtggcacatatttgtaatagtgttaaagttgtttatacggccaccctcagtgtgacctgtatggctgttgaccaagtatgcgttgcattcactcgtgtgtgtgaaaagccgtagatattatgtgattgggccggcacgcaaaggcagtgcctttaaggtttattggcactctgtactgcgatgaggtggcgacttgtccagggtgtacccccgccttccgcctgaatgcagctgagataggctccagcgaccccgaaagggacaagcggtagaaaatggatggatggcgctctgtacttctccctacgtccgtgtaccactccgtacagcggcgttttaaaaagtcatacattttactttttgaaaccgataccgataatttccgatgttacattttaaagtatttatcggccgataatatcggcagcccgatattatcggacatctctaattaaaagctTTGTTGTCAGCCCAATTCATATTATCCTTATCCTTGATGTCACGCAACTCCAGTGGCCCATTGTCCAAcattagtttgttgttgtttgtgtgtccAGTCTTCTTTGGCACTGCTTAATGGATCACAAGGAGTTGAGCTAACGGtggtaaaatgttgtttttgcaaCTGTCAGGTGCACTGGATGACTTTGACAAAACATCTGCACCTCTGCCTCCTGAATCGAAAGCTCCTTCCTCCTCTTCCAGCCATGGAGCAGAGAAGGTTGGTGTCTGCTGACCAGAGTCATTTGGGCTAAAACATCTTTGACTCGAAAGCCTTTTCGAGTCAAAACCTGGTGTCAAAACCTTTTTGATGCTGAAAAATGTGACAGGAATAtaaattcatgcatttttttctgtcttcTCGCCCAGCCGCCGCCGCTGCTTGAGGACTGCAAGCTCTTCGAGACGCTCTTCAAGGGCGACATGGCTGCCCAAGCCCAGCAGGAATGGGAGAAAGCCATGACTGAGCTGGCCCAGGAGGAGCCTGACCTGCTCCAGCACTTTCAAAAACTCTCAGAAGCGGCCGGCAAAGTTGGTGGGTTTAGTTTACtggcttttttaaaaattgtgTTGCTTTGCTGGGTTTGTAATGGTGTGTTTATTCTACGCAGGCACCGACACCGCCTCCCAACAAGAGTTCACCTCATGCCTCAAGGAAACTCTCCACGGCCTCGCCAAGAACGCAGACAACCTGCAGGTGGAAACCACCGGTCGGGGATTTCACCCAACAAAAGTCACTCGCATGCTTATTTGTCTGCAGAATTCGGGACTCGCCGGAGACGATCTTGTCAAAGCTCTTGGAGGCCTGGGCTTGGACGAGAATGCTGAAGCCGGCGGAAGCGGCGACGACGGCAACATTCTTCCAATCATGCAGTCCATCATGCAGAATCTTCTATCCAAGGACGTGCTTTACCCGTCCTTAAAGGAGATTACTGCTAAGGTTGGTATCCGTTTCGATTGGAGGGTTCCTGAATCGATTCCAGCTTCCGGCATTCTAGACTATTTGTACACTGCAGGCTAGAGAAtgtccgatagtggcttttttgccgatattgtccaactcttaattaccgataccaaccgatagcgatatatacagtcgtggaattaacacattattatgcctaattttgttgtgatgccacgctggatgcattaaacaatgtaacaaggttttccaaaataaatcgactcaagttacggaaaaaaatgccaacatggcactgtcatatttattattgaagtcacaaagtgcattattttttttaacatgcctcaaaacagcagcttggaatttgggacatgctctccctgagagagcatgaggagattgaggtgggcggggttggggggggggggggggggggttgcatattgtagcgtcccggaagagttagtgctgcaaggggttctctgtaccgtatttttctgactttaagtcgcagtttttttcatagtt is part of the Nerophis lumbriciformis linkage group LG19, RoL_Nlum_v2.1, whole genome shotgun sequence genome and encodes:
- the pex19 gene encoding peroxisomal biogenesis factor 19 — translated: MASAAGEAPSGHDAELDELLDSALDDFDKTSAPLPPESKAPSSSSSHGAEKPPPLLEDCKLFETLFKGDMAAQAQQEWEKAMTELAQEEPDLLQHFQKLSEAAGKVGTDTASQQEFTSCLKETLHGLAKNADNLQNSGLAGDDLVKALGGLGLDENAEAGGSGDDGNILPIMQSIMQNLLSKDVLYPSLKEITAKYPEWLEANKASLTPEDFQRYEQQAKVMGEICLQFEKEEDKEGAFESIMDLMQKLQDLGQPPKELAGDAPPGLNFDMESLNLPGGLGGGAAEQCSVM